From a single Anabas testudineus chromosome 5, fAnaTes1.2, whole genome shotgun sequence genomic region:
- the id1 gene encoding DNA-binding protein inhibitor ID-1, translating to MKVVGSTCALKSKVGGEEVVRCLSDQSLTISKCKIPLLDEQMSVFLQDMNSCYSKLKELVPTLPTNKKASKVEILQHVIDYIWDLQVELDEPEKSRQHAAGNVSRSPLTTLNAELASISVENGCSDDRIMCR from the exons ATGAAGGTTGTCGGATCTACCTGTGCCCTGAAGAGCAAGGTCGGCGGCGAGGAAGTGGTGCGCTGCCTGTCGGATCAGAGCCTGACCATCTCCAAATGCAAGATCCCGCTGCTGGACGAGCAGATGAGCGTCTTCCTCCAGGACATGAACAGCTGCTACAGCAAGCTGAAGGAGCTCGTGCCCACCTTACCCACCAACAAGAAGGCCAGCAAAGTGGAGATCCTGCAGCACGTAATCGACTACATCTGGGACCTGCAGGTCGAGCTGGACGAGCCGGAGAAGAGCCGCCAGCACGCTGCCGGCAACGTGTCCCGCTCGCCGCTGACCACTTTGAACGCAGAGCTCGCCAGCATCTCAGTGGAG AACGGATGCTCAGACGACAGAATAATGTGCCGTTAA
- the LOC113154657 gene encoding nuclear receptor coactivator 3-like isoform X2 encodes MSGVGDNSLEPLCSDRKRKLSTCDTQGLGCDKRRREQESKYIEELAELISANLSNIDSFNVKPDKCAILKETVRQIRQIKEQGKSSCSDDDVQKADVSSTGQGVIDKDHLGPLLLQALDGFLFVVNREGSIVFVSDNVTQYLQYKQEELINTSVYNIIHDEDREEFHKNLPKSNAPNGASWGGEAPRQKSHTFNCRMLVNFVHGQSHGLPEERPGGQRYESMQCFALTQPRAMMEEGDDLQSCMICVARRITAVERTERFSTRHELSGKLIEIEQQSSLHTTMRPGWEDLVRRCMQMFINRSDGQPWSCKRHYRDAFHNGHAETPFYRFSLSDGTPVTAQTRSDLCRNPNTNEPHSFLSTHLLQREPNGYRGNQGGGIRPQNMGVNNPNQQINMCMNRGYNMAEQGNMPQRGVSPYAGGNRMNPMNQINPMHQMNQMNSMHQMNNLGQMNHMNQMKSMHQMNSPMNSMNQMDPMNQMGHHGMHQQQHQHQQMGQFHGGAGGHGGGGYAMGMTSPPQASPGINGPPHNVIGSPRVRRSPKTGASPFSPGGMNSPMSSSHPSNSGGGGGGTNFSSSSLNALQAISEGVGNPMPSPLTSPPPHKPDSSPSINSTNQAAGGPCKPGLPAYSDSKSPGSSLGTGEHQSQQHPHTPTSEGPPDKPDSQASREVGQGGVESNRRVSDSQSHKKLLQLLTSPTDELVPPNHTPGSGPSSTPEAKDGTAGVTSPSCSTGVSSSTGGIQCTVSSSGGTGHLTNQSLQEKHKILHKLLQNGNTPDEVARITAEATGKSALDAGAPESGPAPPGGVQSKQEQHSPKKEKHHVLLHYLLNKDDSKEGGDIKPKPEELEGRGAHGPGVISTDPHCMDGKVKLESSDDTDTLETILCGSRNSGFYPEPDSRVGKEVVNKQGNMPDSLHDGDRGTMPPGQRAAYQRALSMDAKPLSGEGAGGCGLAMRRNVPCPTLVKQENMDVPIRPGTVPNGFPGSIGVCPPRGAPTRGMGRGMGMPQRPPMSGPGEWGMSRSSGSPVGGPGHPGIGRSGPMGGPMINRSNSVPGNTRSMLQQQLMDIGPNEANMSMSPFGGHGPPPQSPSWPDSAMGMDRPQSNTNRDQFAQPLEELLGPLPSNVGQSDERALLDQLDSLLNTADVIALQEIDRALGIPEIVGQTQGPEGHQQSQDQGQGQCPPSETFPGPDSSIGMDQKLMYGKGYPGPPGPPSMAMEPGYGGNTMQGQAPGGFNPMMNQMGQTGGYPGMAGMGAMGNPRANMMRPRMILSNPLRLQLQQRLQGQQFMNQTRQAIKMENAPGGSPALRPAMQPGMQPGMQPGMQSPAMGGQTGFVNAQMMDQRRREMMTIQMRRQRMMMVRQQQQQQGQVAVGGFSPPPNVTAPGGMDSPMAGPPMNQSGQQGFNYGGMNQQGDPSFMPPINSPPGNMMQGRMGGPPQNTMMPGMQGNSQGGPMYPSGDMKGWPQGGMQRNNSYPQQQFPQQGNQGQFGPMMMNNSMGGPGPVSGAGAGQMGQMPGQMGQMGMNPMVMGRMQMGPDQKYC; translated from the exons ATGAGTGGCGTAGGAGACAACTCATTGGAGCCACTGTGCTCTGACCGCAAACGTAAACTGTCCACATGTGACACACAAGGCTTAGG GTGTGACAAACGTCGGAGGGAACAGGAGAGCAAGTACATTGAGGAGCTGGCTGAGCTCATCTCTGCTAACCTCTCAAACATCGACAGCTTCAACGTCAAGCCTGACAAATGTGCCATCCTCAAGGAGACCGTGAGGCAGATCAGACAAATCAAAGAGCAAG GAAAGAGCTCttgcagtgatgatgatgtccAGAAAGCGGATGTGTCCTCCACTGGTCAAGGGGTCATTGACAAGGACCATCTGGGACCACTGCTCCTACAG GCTTTGgatggttttctgtttgttgtgaaCCGAGAGGGCAGCATTGTATTTGTGTCGGACAATGTGACTCAGTACCTGCAGTACAAGCAGGAGGAGCTAATAAACACCAGTGTGTACAACATCATCCACgatgaggacagagaggagttTCACAAAAATCTACCCAAGTCCAATG cACCAAATGGGGCGTCATGGGGTGGAGAGGCACCCCGACAGAAGAGCCACACCTTCAACTGTCGTATGCTAGTGAACTTTGTCCACGGTCAGAGTCATGGTTTGCCAGAAGAGAGGCCCGGAGGCCAACGCTATGAGAGCATGCAGTGTTTTGCCCTCACTCAGCCGCGGGCTATGATGGAGGAAGGAGATg ATTTGCAGTCATGTATGATCTGTGTGGCTCGGCGCATCACTGCAGTAGAAAGGACGGAGAGGTTTAGCACTCGCCATGAACTGTCTG GTAAACTGATTGAAATTGAACAGCAGAGCTCTCTTCACACTACTATGCGCCCAGGCTGGGAGGACCTGGTAAGGCGTTGCATGCAGATGTTCATCAATCGGAGCGACGGGCAGCCCTGGTCCTGTAAACGCCACTATCGAGACG CTTTCCATAATGGCCATGCAGAGACCCCTTTCTACCGCTTCTCGCTCTCTGACGGCACTCCAGTCACAGCCCAGACCAGGAGTGACCTCTGCAGGAATCCAAACACCAATGAACCGCACTCCTTCCTGTCAACGCACTTGCTACAAAG GGAGCCGAACGGTTACCGTGGAAACCAGGGAGGAGGCATAAGGCCTCAAAACATGGGCGTGAACAATCCCAACCAACAGATAAACATGTGCATGAACAGGGGCTACAACATGGCTGAACAGGGCAACATGCCACAAAGAGGAGTGTCTCCGTATGCTGGGGGCAACCGCATGAATCCCATGAATCAAATTAATCCCATGCATCAGATGAATCAAATGAATTCCATGCATCAGATGAATAACTTGGGTCAAATGAATCACATGAATCAAATGAAATCCATGCATCAAATGAACTCTCCCATGAACTCAATGAACCAAATGGATCCCATGAATCAGATGGGCCACCACGGcatgcatcagcagcagcaccaacatCAGCAGATGGGTCAGTTCCATGGCGGTGCAGGTGGACATGGAGGCGGAGGATACGCTATGGGAATGACCAGTCCTCCCCAGGCTAGTCCGGGGATTAATGGCCCCCCACACAATGTCATTGGTTCACCCCGAGTCCGAAGAAGCCCCAAGACAGGTGCTAGCCCCTTCTCTCCTGGCG GTATGAACTCTCCAATGAGTTCCAGTCACCCTAGTAACTccggaggtggaggaggaggtacCAACTTCTCCAGCAGCTCTTTGAATGCCCTCCAAGCCATTAGTGAGGGTGTGGGAAATCCAATGCCCTCACcactcacctctcctcctccccacaAGCCTGACAGCTCTCCAAGCATCAATTCCACCAACCAGGCAGCAGGGGGACCCTGCAAACCAGGCCTTCCAGCTTACTCTGACTCAAAAAGCCCCGGCAGTTCACTTGGAACAGGAGAGCATCAGTCTcagcagcatccacacacacccaccagTGAAGGCCCTCCTGACAAGCCAGACAGCCAGGCCAGCAGAGAGGTGGGTCAGGGTGGAGTAGAATCCAACCGACGTGTCTCTGACAGCCAGAGTCATAAGaagctcctgcagctcctcacCTCACCTACAGATGAATTGGTGCCACCTAATCACACACCAGGCTCTGGACCCAGTTCCACCCCTGAGGCTAAAGATGGAACAGCAGGCGTCACCAGCCCTTCCTGCTCAACAGGAGTGTCATCCTCTACTGGTGGGATTCAATGCACTGTGTCCTCATCTGGCGGAACAGGACATTTAACAAATCAGTCACTGCAGGAGAAGCACAAGATCCTCCACAAGCTCCTGCAGAATGGGAACACTCCTGATGAGGTGGCTCGCATCACAGCTGAGGCTACTGGGAAGAGCGCCTTGGATGCAGGGGCACCAGAGTCTGGGCCTGCACCCCCTGGAGGTGTTCAGTCAAAGCAAGAGCAGCACAGCCCTAAGAAGGAGAAACACCATGTCCTCCTTCACTACCTCCTCAATAAGGATGACTCTAAAGAAGGTGGCGATATTAAGCCAAAGCCAGAGGAGCTGGAGGGAAGAGGAGCTCATGGACCAGGGGTCATCAGCACTGACCCACATTGCATGGATGGGAAGGTCAAGTTGGAGTCATCTGATGAC ACGGATACCCTGGAGACAATTCTCTGTGGCTCAAGAAACTCTGGCTTCTACCCTGAACCAGACTCCAGAGTGGGGAAAGAAGTGGTAAACAAACAAGGGAATATGCCTGACAGTTTACATG atggagacagaggcaCAATGCCTCCAGGTCAGCGTGCTGCCTATCAGAGAGCCTTGTCAATGGACGCCAAGCCCTTGAGTGGTGAGGGAGCAGGGGGATGTGGGCTGGCTATGAGACGGAACGTCCCCTGCCCCACATTGGTTAAACAGGAGAACATGGATGTTCCAATCCGACCTGGGACTGTGCCAAATGGTTTTCCTGGAAGCATTGGTGTGTGTCCACCACGAGGCGCTCCAACAA gAGGTATGGGCAGAGGTATGGGAATGCCCCAGCGTCCTCCCATGTCAGGGCCAGGGGAGTGGGGGATGTCAAGGTCCAGCGGGAGCCCTGTGGGTGGACCAGGACATCCAGGCATTGGTCGCTCTGGACCAATGGGAGGACCCATGATTAACCGCTCCAACAGTGTACCTGGAAACACCAGGTCtatgctgcagcagcaactcATGGATATTG GCCCTAATGAAGCCAATATGAGCATGAGTCCATTTGGTGGACATGGGCCCCCACCTCAGTCCCCCTCCTGGCCAGACTCTGCCATGGGAATGGACAGACCCCAGAGTAACACAAACAG GGACCAATTTGCGCAACccctggaggagctgctggggCCCCTGCCAAGCAACGTGGGCCAAAGTGATGAGCGTGCACTTCTGGACCAGCTGGACTCTCTGCTCAATACTGCCGATGTCATTGCTCTGCAGGAGATAGATCGAGCCCTAGGAATCCCTGAAATAGTAGGCCAG ACCCAGGGACCTGAAGGTCACCAGCAGAGCCAGGATCAAGGCCAAGGTCAATGCCCACCATCAGAGACTTTCCCAGGACCAGACTCTTCCATAGGCATGGACCAAAAGCTGATGTATGGGAAAGGCTATCCTGGGCCCCCAGGGCCTCCCTCAATGGCCATGGAACCGGGTTATGGTGGCAACACAATGCAAGGCCAAGCTCCTGGAGGCTTCAATCCTATGATGAATCAGATGGGTCAAACAGGGGGCTACCCTGGTATGGCAGGCATGGGGGCTATGGGCAATCCCCGAGCAAACATGATGAGACCTCGTATGATCCTCTCTAATCCTCTTCGACTGCAGCTACAGCAGAGGCTTCAAGGACAGCAG TTTATGAACCAGACGCGGCAGGCCATAAAGATGGAAAATGCGCCTGGAGGAAGTCCTGCCCTGCGTCCAGCCATGCAGCCTGGAATGCAACCTGGCATGCAACCTGGCATGCAGTCACCCGCGATGGGTGGTCAG ACGGGTTTCGTGAATGCCCAGATGATGGATCAGCGCAGGAGGGAAATGATGACCATTCAGATGAGGAGGCAGCGGATGATGATGGTgaggcagcagcaacagcagcagggGCAAGTGGCAGTGGGAGGCTTCAGTCCTCCTCCTAATGTTACTGCACCAGGAGGCATGGACAGCCCAATGGCAGGGCCCCCCATGAATCAAAGTGGACAGCAGGGCTTCAACTATGGAG GAATGAACCAGCAGGGGGACCCATCCTTCATGCCTCCAATTAACAGCCCACCAGGAAACATGATGCAAGGACGAATGGGCGGTCCTCCTCAGAACACCATGATGCCAGGGATGCAGGGAAATTCACAAGGAGGGCCGATGTACCCGTCTGGAGACATGAAGGGCTGGCCACAGGGTGGCATGCAACGCAACAA cTCATACCCCCAGCAGCAGTTCCCCCAGCAGGGCAACCAGGGCCAGTTTGGACCCATGATGATGAACAACTCCATGGGTGGGCCTGGTCCCGTCAGTGGGGCTGGTGCAGGACAGATGGGCCAAATGCCAGGACAGATGGGCCAAATGGGCATGAACCCCATGGTGATGGGTAGAATGCAGATGGGACCTGATCAG AAGTATTGCTGA
- the LOC113154657 gene encoding nuclear receptor coactivator 3-like isoform X1 has protein sequence MSGVGDNSLEPLCSDRKRKLSTCDTQGLGCDKRRREQESKYIEELAELISANLSNIDSFNVKPDKCAILKETVRQIRQIKEQGKSSCSDDDVQKADVSSTGQGVIDKDHLGPLLLQALDGFLFVVNREGSIVFVSDNVTQYLQYKQEELINTSVYNIIHDEDREEFHKNLPKSNAPNGASWGGEAPRQKSHTFNCRMLVNFVHGQSHGLPEERPGGQRYESMQCFALTQPRAMMEEGDDLQSCMICVARRITAVERTERFSTRHELSGKLIEIEQQSSLHTTMRPGWEDLVRRCMQMFINRSDGQPWSCKRHYRDAFHNGHAETPFYRFSLSDGTPVTAQTRSDLCRNPNTNEPHSFLSTHLLQREPNGYRGNQGGGIRPQNMGVNNPNQQINMCMNRGYNMAEQGNMPQRGVSPYAGGNRMNPMNQINPMHQMNQMNSMHQMNNLGQMNHMNQMKSMHQMNSPMNSMNQMDPMNQMGHHGMHQQQHQHQQMGQFHGGAGGHGGGGYAMGMTSPPQASPGINGPPHNVIGSPRVRRSPKTGASPFSPGGMNSPMSSSHPSNSGGGGGGTNFSSSSLNALQAISEGVGNPMPSPLTSPPPHKPDSSPSINSTNQAAGGPCKPGLPAYSDSKSPGSSLGTGEHQSQQHPHTPTSEGPPDKPDSQASREVGQGGVESNRRVSDSQSHKKLLQLLTSPTDELVPPNHTPGSGPSSTPEAKDGTAGVTSPSCSTGVSSSTGGIQCTVSSSGGTGHLTNQSLQEKHKILHKLLQNGNTPDEVARITAEATGKSALDAGAPESGPAPPGGVQSKQEQHSPKKEKHHVLLHYLLNKDDSKEGGDIKPKPEELEGRGAHGPGVISTDPHCMDGKVKLESSDDTDTLETILCGSRNSGFYPEPDSRVGKEVVNKQGNMPDSLHDGDRGTMPPGQRAAYQRALSMDAKPLSGEGAGGCGLAMRRNVPCPTLVKQENMDVPIRPGTVPNGFPGSIGVCPPRGAPTRGMGRGMGMPQRPPMSGPGEWGMSRSSGSPVGGPGHPGIGRSGPMGGPMINRSNSVPGNTRSMLQQQLMDIGPNEANMSMSPFGGHGPPPQSPSWPDSAMGMDRPQSNTNRDQFAQPLEELLGPLPSNVGQSDERALLDQLDSLLNTADVIALQEIDRALGIPEIVGQTQGPEGHQQSQDQGQGQCPPSETFPGPDSSIGMDQKLMYGKGYPGPPGPPSMAMEPGYGGNTMQGQAPGGFNPMMNQMGQTGGYPGMAGMGAMGNPRANMMRPRMILSNPLRLQLQQRLQGQQFMNQTRQAIKMENAPGGSPALRPAMQPGMQPGMQPGMQSPAMGGQTGFVNAQMMDQRRREMMTIQMRRQRMMMVRQQQQQQGQVAVGGFSPPPNVTAPGGMDSPMAGPPMNQSGQQGFNYGGNYGMNQQGDPSFMPPINSPPGNMMQGRMGGPPQNTMMPGMQGNSQGGPMYPSGDMKGWPQGGMQRNNSYPQQQFPQQGNQGQFGPMMMNNSMGGPGPVSGAGAGQMGQMPGQMGQMGMNPMVMGRMQMGPDQKYC, from the exons ATGAGTGGCGTAGGAGACAACTCATTGGAGCCACTGTGCTCTGACCGCAAACGTAAACTGTCCACATGTGACACACAAGGCTTAGG GTGTGACAAACGTCGGAGGGAACAGGAGAGCAAGTACATTGAGGAGCTGGCTGAGCTCATCTCTGCTAACCTCTCAAACATCGACAGCTTCAACGTCAAGCCTGACAAATGTGCCATCCTCAAGGAGACCGTGAGGCAGATCAGACAAATCAAAGAGCAAG GAAAGAGCTCttgcagtgatgatgatgtccAGAAAGCGGATGTGTCCTCCACTGGTCAAGGGGTCATTGACAAGGACCATCTGGGACCACTGCTCCTACAG GCTTTGgatggttttctgtttgttgtgaaCCGAGAGGGCAGCATTGTATTTGTGTCGGACAATGTGACTCAGTACCTGCAGTACAAGCAGGAGGAGCTAATAAACACCAGTGTGTACAACATCATCCACgatgaggacagagaggagttTCACAAAAATCTACCCAAGTCCAATG cACCAAATGGGGCGTCATGGGGTGGAGAGGCACCCCGACAGAAGAGCCACACCTTCAACTGTCGTATGCTAGTGAACTTTGTCCACGGTCAGAGTCATGGTTTGCCAGAAGAGAGGCCCGGAGGCCAACGCTATGAGAGCATGCAGTGTTTTGCCCTCACTCAGCCGCGGGCTATGATGGAGGAAGGAGATg ATTTGCAGTCATGTATGATCTGTGTGGCTCGGCGCATCACTGCAGTAGAAAGGACGGAGAGGTTTAGCACTCGCCATGAACTGTCTG GTAAACTGATTGAAATTGAACAGCAGAGCTCTCTTCACACTACTATGCGCCCAGGCTGGGAGGACCTGGTAAGGCGTTGCATGCAGATGTTCATCAATCGGAGCGACGGGCAGCCCTGGTCCTGTAAACGCCACTATCGAGACG CTTTCCATAATGGCCATGCAGAGACCCCTTTCTACCGCTTCTCGCTCTCTGACGGCACTCCAGTCACAGCCCAGACCAGGAGTGACCTCTGCAGGAATCCAAACACCAATGAACCGCACTCCTTCCTGTCAACGCACTTGCTACAAAG GGAGCCGAACGGTTACCGTGGAAACCAGGGAGGAGGCATAAGGCCTCAAAACATGGGCGTGAACAATCCCAACCAACAGATAAACATGTGCATGAACAGGGGCTACAACATGGCTGAACAGGGCAACATGCCACAAAGAGGAGTGTCTCCGTATGCTGGGGGCAACCGCATGAATCCCATGAATCAAATTAATCCCATGCATCAGATGAATCAAATGAATTCCATGCATCAGATGAATAACTTGGGTCAAATGAATCACATGAATCAAATGAAATCCATGCATCAAATGAACTCTCCCATGAACTCAATGAACCAAATGGATCCCATGAATCAGATGGGCCACCACGGcatgcatcagcagcagcaccaacatCAGCAGATGGGTCAGTTCCATGGCGGTGCAGGTGGACATGGAGGCGGAGGATACGCTATGGGAATGACCAGTCCTCCCCAGGCTAGTCCGGGGATTAATGGCCCCCCACACAATGTCATTGGTTCACCCCGAGTCCGAAGAAGCCCCAAGACAGGTGCTAGCCCCTTCTCTCCTGGCG GTATGAACTCTCCAATGAGTTCCAGTCACCCTAGTAACTccggaggtggaggaggaggtacCAACTTCTCCAGCAGCTCTTTGAATGCCCTCCAAGCCATTAGTGAGGGTGTGGGAAATCCAATGCCCTCACcactcacctctcctcctccccacaAGCCTGACAGCTCTCCAAGCATCAATTCCACCAACCAGGCAGCAGGGGGACCCTGCAAACCAGGCCTTCCAGCTTACTCTGACTCAAAAAGCCCCGGCAGTTCACTTGGAACAGGAGAGCATCAGTCTcagcagcatccacacacacccaccagTGAAGGCCCTCCTGACAAGCCAGACAGCCAGGCCAGCAGAGAGGTGGGTCAGGGTGGAGTAGAATCCAACCGACGTGTCTCTGACAGCCAGAGTCATAAGaagctcctgcagctcctcacCTCACCTACAGATGAATTGGTGCCACCTAATCACACACCAGGCTCTGGACCCAGTTCCACCCCTGAGGCTAAAGATGGAACAGCAGGCGTCACCAGCCCTTCCTGCTCAACAGGAGTGTCATCCTCTACTGGTGGGATTCAATGCACTGTGTCCTCATCTGGCGGAACAGGACATTTAACAAATCAGTCACTGCAGGAGAAGCACAAGATCCTCCACAAGCTCCTGCAGAATGGGAACACTCCTGATGAGGTGGCTCGCATCACAGCTGAGGCTACTGGGAAGAGCGCCTTGGATGCAGGGGCACCAGAGTCTGGGCCTGCACCCCCTGGAGGTGTTCAGTCAAAGCAAGAGCAGCACAGCCCTAAGAAGGAGAAACACCATGTCCTCCTTCACTACCTCCTCAATAAGGATGACTCTAAAGAAGGTGGCGATATTAAGCCAAAGCCAGAGGAGCTGGAGGGAAGAGGAGCTCATGGACCAGGGGTCATCAGCACTGACCCACATTGCATGGATGGGAAGGTCAAGTTGGAGTCATCTGATGAC ACGGATACCCTGGAGACAATTCTCTGTGGCTCAAGAAACTCTGGCTTCTACCCTGAACCAGACTCCAGAGTGGGGAAAGAAGTGGTAAACAAACAAGGGAATATGCCTGACAGTTTACATG atggagacagaggcaCAATGCCTCCAGGTCAGCGTGCTGCCTATCAGAGAGCCTTGTCAATGGACGCCAAGCCCTTGAGTGGTGAGGGAGCAGGGGGATGTGGGCTGGCTATGAGACGGAACGTCCCCTGCCCCACATTGGTTAAACAGGAGAACATGGATGTTCCAATCCGACCTGGGACTGTGCCAAATGGTTTTCCTGGAAGCATTGGTGTGTGTCCACCACGAGGCGCTCCAACAA gAGGTATGGGCAGAGGTATGGGAATGCCCCAGCGTCCTCCCATGTCAGGGCCAGGGGAGTGGGGGATGTCAAGGTCCAGCGGGAGCCCTGTGGGTGGACCAGGACATCCAGGCATTGGTCGCTCTGGACCAATGGGAGGACCCATGATTAACCGCTCCAACAGTGTACCTGGAAACACCAGGTCtatgctgcagcagcaactcATGGATATTG GCCCTAATGAAGCCAATATGAGCATGAGTCCATTTGGTGGACATGGGCCCCCACCTCAGTCCCCCTCCTGGCCAGACTCTGCCATGGGAATGGACAGACCCCAGAGTAACACAAACAG GGACCAATTTGCGCAACccctggaggagctgctggggCCCCTGCCAAGCAACGTGGGCCAAAGTGATGAGCGTGCACTTCTGGACCAGCTGGACTCTCTGCTCAATACTGCCGATGTCATTGCTCTGCAGGAGATAGATCGAGCCCTAGGAATCCCTGAAATAGTAGGCCAG ACCCAGGGACCTGAAGGTCACCAGCAGAGCCAGGATCAAGGCCAAGGTCAATGCCCACCATCAGAGACTTTCCCAGGACCAGACTCTTCCATAGGCATGGACCAAAAGCTGATGTATGGGAAAGGCTATCCTGGGCCCCCAGGGCCTCCCTCAATGGCCATGGAACCGGGTTATGGTGGCAACACAATGCAAGGCCAAGCTCCTGGAGGCTTCAATCCTATGATGAATCAGATGGGTCAAACAGGGGGCTACCCTGGTATGGCAGGCATGGGGGCTATGGGCAATCCCCGAGCAAACATGATGAGACCTCGTATGATCCTCTCTAATCCTCTTCGACTGCAGCTACAGCAGAGGCTTCAAGGACAGCAG TTTATGAACCAGACGCGGCAGGCCATAAAGATGGAAAATGCGCCTGGAGGAAGTCCTGCCCTGCGTCCAGCCATGCAGCCTGGAATGCAACCTGGCATGCAACCTGGCATGCAGTCACCCGCGATGGGTGGTCAG ACGGGTTTCGTGAATGCCCAGATGATGGATCAGCGCAGGAGGGAAATGATGACCATTCAGATGAGGAGGCAGCGGATGATGATGGTgaggcagcagcaacagcagcagggGCAAGTGGCAGTGGGAGGCTTCAGTCCTCCTCCTAATGTTACTGCACCAGGAGGCATGGACAGCCCAATGGCAGGGCCCCCCATGAATCAAAGTGGACAGCAGGGCTTCAACTATGGAGGTAACTATG GAATGAACCAGCAGGGGGACCCATCCTTCATGCCTCCAATTAACAGCCCACCAGGAAACATGATGCAAGGACGAATGGGCGGTCCTCCTCAGAACACCATGATGCCAGGGATGCAGGGAAATTCACAAGGAGGGCCGATGTACCCGTCTGGAGACATGAAGGGCTGGCCACAGGGTGGCATGCAACGCAACAA cTCATACCCCCAGCAGCAGTTCCCCCAGCAGGGCAACCAGGGCCAGTTTGGACCCATGATGATGAACAACTCCATGGGTGGGCCTGGTCCCGTCAGTGGGGCTGGTGCAGGACAGATGGGCCAAATGCCAGGACAGATGGGCCAAATGGGCATGAACCCCATGGTGATGGGTAGAATGCAGATGGGACCTGATCAG AAGTATTGCTGA